Proteins from a single region of Verrucosispora sp. NA02020:
- a CDS encoding VOC family protein: MNWTLEVVVVPVSDVDRAKAFYADQVGFTVDHDTVMGDDARIVQLTPPGSGCSIVIGAGPLPYMPPGSLKGLQLVVPDLEKARAELSERGVQVSEIQVLGQNPSPTPHPLDNVGFVFFDDPDGNSWAVQQISARPAGM; encoded by the coding sequence GTGAACTGGACGTTGGAAGTGGTCGTCGTACCGGTCTCCGACGTGGACCGGGCCAAGGCGTTCTACGCCGACCAGGTCGGCTTCACCGTGGACCACGACACGGTGATGGGTGACGACGCCCGCATCGTGCAACTCACCCCGCCCGGCTCGGGCTGTTCGATCGTGATCGGCGCCGGGCCGCTGCCCTACATGCCGCCCGGCTCGCTCAAGGGTCTCCAACTCGTCGTGCCGGACCTGGAGAAGGCCCGCGCCGAGCTGAGCGAGCGCGGTGTCCAGGTGAGCGAGATCCAGGTGCTCGGGCAGAACCCCAGCCCGACACCGCACCCGTTGGACAACGTCGGCTTCGTCTTCTTCGACGACCCGGACGGCAACTCGTGGGCGGTCCAGCAGATCTCCGCCCGCCCGGCCGGGATGTAA
- the sigB gene encoding RNA polymerase sigma factor SigB, whose protein sequence is MALQMMEHRMRAGTEAEHGVDTLTDLDATDERGVSTDLVRAYLNGIGRTKLLTAAEEVDLAKRIEAGLFAEEKLSTCTPVSAGLHADLEVVAQQGRAAKNHLLEANLRLVVSIAKRYTGRGMAFLDLIQEGNLGLIRAVEKFDYTKGYKFSTYATWWIRQAITRAMADQARTIRIPVHMVEQVNRMVRARRELSVSLGREPTVAEVARALDVPEYQVIELISYDREPVSLDQAVGEDGESALGDFVASVDPAGGPGDTAAQGELRNEVSIVLATLSQREQAVIRLRFGLDDGRQRTLDEVGREFGLSRERIRQIEKVTLLKLRAPERAQRLEAYAS, encoded by the coding sequence ATGGCCCTGCAGATGATGGAGCACCGGATGCGCGCCGGCACCGAGGCGGAGCACGGCGTCGACACCCTTACCGACCTGGACGCCACCGACGAACGTGGCGTCTCCACCGACCTGGTTCGCGCATACCTCAACGGGATCGGCCGGACCAAGCTGCTCACCGCGGCCGAAGAGGTCGACCTGGCGAAGCGGATCGAGGCCGGGTTGTTCGCCGAGGAGAAGCTGTCCACCTGCACCCCGGTCTCGGCCGGCCTGCACGCAGACCTGGAAGTGGTCGCGCAGCAGGGCCGGGCCGCCAAGAACCACCTGCTGGAGGCGAACCTGCGCCTCGTGGTGAGCATCGCCAAGCGGTACACCGGCCGTGGCATGGCCTTCCTCGACCTCATCCAGGAAGGCAACCTCGGCCTCATCCGCGCCGTCGAGAAATTCGACTACACCAAGGGCTACAAGTTCTCCACCTACGCCACCTGGTGGATCCGCCAGGCCATCACCCGCGCCATGGCCGACCAGGCCCGCACCATCCGCATCCCGGTACACATGGTCGAGCAGGTCAACCGGATGGTCCGGGCCCGCCGCGAGCTGTCCGTCTCGCTGGGTCGGGAACCCACGGTCGCCGAGGTGGCCCGCGCGCTGGACGTACCCGAGTACCAGGTGATCGAGCTGATCTCGTACGACCGGGAGCCGGTCAGCCTGGACCAGGCCGTCGGCGAGGACGGGGAGAGCGCACTCGGTGACTTCGTCGCCTCCGTCGACCCGGCCGGCGGACCGGGCGACACCGCCGCCCAGGGGGAGCTGCGCAACGAGGTGAGCATCGTGTTGGCCACGCTCTCCCAGCGCGAGCAGGCCGTGATCCGGCTGCGCTTCGGGCTCGACGACGGCCGGCAGCGTACCCTGGACGAGGTCGGCCGCGAGTTCGGACTGTCCCGCGAGCGGATCCGGCAGATCGAGAAGGTGACGCTGCTGAAGCTGCGGGCCCCGGAGCGGGCGCAGCGGCTGGAGGCGTACGCCTCCTGA
- a CDS encoding sporulation protein: protein MVFKRLMQAMGVGGPSVETVLTNPNCRPGGELTGTIAVTGGEHGVDVSYVALGLMTRVEVESGDNEYATNQEFHRQQVTGPFRLEPGQRYDVPFRFPVPWETPVTELYGQRLHGMTMGLRTELEVARALDKGDLDPVAVHPLPAQERLLEALLRLGFRFARADVERGHIYGVHQTLPFYQEIEFYPAPQYAGAMKQLEVTFVADPRQMQVVLELDKRGGLLTEGRDVFGRFTVDYATMDRTDWAAQLDGWLRQSLQRRGLFG from the coding sequence GTGGTCTTCAAGCGGCTCATGCAGGCGATGGGAGTCGGCGGCCCGTCCGTGGAGACGGTGCTGACGAACCCGAACTGCCGGCCGGGCGGTGAGCTGACGGGCACCATCGCGGTGACCGGTGGCGAGCACGGGGTGGACGTCTCGTACGTGGCTCTGGGCCTGATGACGCGGGTCGAGGTGGAGAGCGGCGACAACGAGTACGCGACGAACCAGGAGTTCCACCGGCAGCAGGTGACCGGCCCGTTCCGCCTCGAACCCGGGCAGCGCTACGACGTACCGTTCCGGTTTCCGGTGCCCTGGGAGACCCCGGTGACCGAGCTGTACGGGCAGCGCCTGCACGGCATGACGATGGGGCTGCGCACCGAGCTGGAGGTGGCCCGCGCACTGGACAAGGGTGACCTGGACCCGGTGGCGGTGCATCCGCTGCCGGCGCAGGAGCGGTTGCTGGAGGCGCTGCTGCGGCTCGGTTTCCGGTTCGCCCGGGCCGACGTCGAGCGGGGGCACATCTACGGCGTGCACCAGACGCTGCCGTTCTACCAGGAGATCGAGTTCTACCCCGCGCCGCAGTACGCGGGTGCGATGAAGCAACTGGAGGTCACCTTCGTCGCCGATCCCCGGCAGATGCAGGTGGTGTTGGAGCTGGACAAGCGTGGCGGCCTGCTGACCGAGGGCCGGGACGTCTTCGGCCGCTTCACCGTCGACTACGCCACGATGGACCGTACGGACTGGGCGGCGCAGCTCGACGGGTGGCTGCGTCAGTCCCTGCAACGCCGGGGCCTCTTCGGCTGA
- the dtd gene encoding D-aminoacyl-tRNA deacylase has protein sequence MRAVVQTVGRASVTVDGEVVGAVDDGLLVLVGVTHTDTAETARTLARKVYELRILDEERSAADVGAPILVVSQFTLYGDARKGRRPSWTAAAPAEVAEPLVDAVVEALRQRGATVATGRFRTHMLVESVNVGPRTILLDL, from the coding sequence ATGCGGGCCGTGGTGCAGACCGTCGGACGGGCCAGCGTCACCGTGGACGGCGAGGTGGTCGGCGCGGTCGACGACGGGCTGCTGGTGCTCGTCGGGGTGACGCACACGGACACCGCCGAGACCGCCCGGACGCTGGCCCGCAAGGTGTACGAGCTGCGCATCCTGGACGAGGAGCGGTCCGCCGCCGACGTCGGGGCGCCGATCCTGGTGGTCAGCCAGTTCACGCTCTACGGCGACGCCCGCAAGGGACGCCGTCCGAGCTGGACCGCAGCGGCCCCCGCCGAGGTGGCCGAACCCCTGGTCGACGCGGTGGTCGAGGCGCTGCGTCAACGCGGCGCGACGGTCGCCACCGGCCGATTCCGGACGCACATGCTGGTCGAGAGCGTCAACGTCGGGCCCCGCACCATCCTCCTCGACCTCTGA